In Corynebacterium matruchotii, a single genomic region encodes these proteins:
- a CDS encoding NADAR family protein, translating into MNEIRFYRAHDDYGFLSNFAAYPFELDGKRWPTSEHYFQAMKFLNPETQNLIRSLDTPGRAAKVGRREKPLRKDWESVKDQVMFDAVLAKFTQNPDIARKLLSTGDAYLIEHTKNDSYWADGGDGSGKNRLGEVLMAVRDSLRA; encoded by the coding sequence ATGAATGAAATCCGATTTTATCGCGCCCACGACGACTATGGCTTCCTCTCTAATTTTGCCGCTTATCCCTTCGAACTGGATGGCAAACGATGGCCCACATCAGAGCATTATTTTCAGGCCATGAAGTTCCTAAACCCGGAAACCCAGAACCTGATTCGGTCGCTAGACACCCCCGGGCGGGCGGCTAAAGTGGGGCGCCGGGAAAAACCGCTGCGGAAAGATTGGGAATCCGTAAAAGACCAGGTTATGTTTGATGCGGTTTTGGCAAAATTCACCCAAAATCCCGACATTGCCCGCAAGCTCTTAAGTACCGGCGACGCCTATCTGATTGAACACACAAAAAACGATTCCTATTGGGCCGATGGTGGTGACGGCAGCGGTAAGAATCGATTAGGTGAGGTCTTAATGGCCGTTCGGGATTCCCTGCGAGCCTAG
- a CDS encoding Type 1 glutamine amidotransferase-like domain-containing protein, with amino-acid sequence MNLFLTSYFAKVAHLLPTISDKPLAECTIAFIPTAAAVEDVDFYVAEARQALADLGATIREVDIASADAATVAAAIDAADCIYVSGGHTFYLIKQLRDSGAGSLIVKAVRQGTTYIGESAGSAVAADDCAYIRPLEDPESFDFHSMTDFAGLSLTTTRVLPHKHNPMFESAVDQAIAAHPEVVDITDSQAVHITGSDHGSETIMVVSG; translated from the coding sequence ATGAATCTCTTTCTCACCTCATATTTCGCAAAAGTCGCGCATCTTCTCCCGACTATTTCTGATAAACCGCTGGCAGAATGCACTATCGCGTTCATTCCCACGGCCGCCGCCGTGGAGGATGTGGATTTTTATGTGGCGGAGGCCCGGCAGGCCCTGGCCGACCTGGGCGCCACCATCAGGGAAGTGGACATTGCTTCCGCGGACGCCGCCACCGTCGCCGCCGCGATCGACGCAGCGGACTGCATCTATGTTTCCGGTGGGCACACCTTCTACCTCATCAAACAGTTGCGGGACAGTGGTGCGGGCTCTCTTATCGTCAAAGCGGTGCGCCAGGGAACCACATATATTGGGGAGTCGGCAGGCAGCGCAGTTGCTGCTGATGATTGTGCATATATTCGCCCGCTGGAGGATCCCGAATCCTTTGATTTTCATTCCATGACGGATTTTGCCGGTTTGAGCCTCACCACGACAAGGGTGCTGCCGCACAAGCATAATCCCATGTTCGAATCGGCCGTGGACCAGGCTATCGCCGCACACCCTGAGGTTGTGGACATCACCGATAGCCAAGCCGTGCACATCACCGGCTCCGATCATGGTTCCGAAACCATCATGGTGGTGTCTGGATGA
- a CDS encoding MBL fold metallo-hydrolase produces MTAITLFGHSGVRIDRIAIDPGIFTNPAIMEGAEHVLLTHSHPDHCNLDIIHNLPVYGPKEAIEQLTDCDTHEVYPGDELELDGHHIRVVGGYHAVVHPSLNRPTNLGYLIDGRILHPGDEFPDIAMHSLNDIEILFLPVAAPWLKVSETVEFAHSILPRLSLPIHDAILSAEGKALVDSILTATKVPGYVRPDLLTAIEL; encoded by the coding sequence ATGACCGCTATAACCCTCTTTGGACATTCCGGCGTGCGTATCGACCGCATTGCGATTGATCCTGGCATTTTTACCAATCCCGCCATTATGGAGGGGGCCGAGCATGTGCTGCTTACCCACTCCCACCCAGACCACTGCAATCTCGATATCATCCATAACCTGCCGGTTTATGGCCCGAAAGAAGCTATTGAACAGCTGACGGATTGCGATACTCATGAAGTTTATCCAGGCGACGAACTAGAGCTTGATGGGCATCATATACGTGTCGTGGGGGGTTATCACGCGGTTGTGCATCCCAGCCTCAATCGGCCGACTAACCTGGGGTACCTCATCGACGGGCGTATTTTGCATCCTGGTGACGAATTTCCCGACATTGCCATGCATTCGCTCAATGATATTGAGATCCTGTTCCTGCCAGTTGCTGCCCCTTGGCTGAAGGTGTCCGAAACCGTGGAATTTGCGCACAGCATTCTGCCACGATTATCCCTGCCCATTCATGACGCCATCCTATCGGCCGAAGGCAAGGCCTTGGTGGATAGCATTCTCACCGCCACCAAGGTGCCGGGCTACGTTCGACCCGACTTATTGACCGCCATCGAACTGTAA
- a CDS encoding O-acetylhomoserine/O-acetylserine sulfhydrylase, with amino-acid sequence MSTKYDNSKPQNWSLETQAIHAGQPVDSDTGARNLPLYLTTSYVFNSAEHAKQRFALEDIGPIYSRLTNPTNEVLENRLAALEGGVYAVSFASGQAAETAAILNLAQAGDHIVASPRLYGGTLTLFTGPLERLGISTTFVEDPDDPASWQAAVQPNTKAFYGETFANPQADVLDIPAIAEVAHRNNVPLIVDNTIATAALVRPLELGADIVVASLTKFYTGNGSVIGGIVIDGGKFDWTVKNSAGEPVFPGFVTPDPAYHGLKYADLGAPAFGVKARAGLLRDMGAALSPFNAWLSVQGLDTLFLRLERHNANAKQVAEFLAQHPKVKRVNYAGLPDSPWYKVKEKLGLKYTGSVLSFDIDGGQDEAWAFIDALKLHSNLANIGDTRSLVVHPATTTHSQGDAAELQRAGISPATVRLSVGIENVDDIIADLQAGFAAIS; translated from the coding sequence ATGTCAACCAAATACGATAATTCCAAACCGCAAAATTGGAGCCTGGAGACCCAGGCGATCCATGCCGGCCAACCAGTTGATTCCGACACCGGGGCCCGGAATCTTCCCCTCTACCTCACCACATCTTACGTTTTCAATTCCGCGGAGCACGCCAAGCAGCGCTTCGCGCTAGAGGATATTGGCCCCATCTATTCCCGGCTCACCAATCCCACCAATGAGGTGCTGGAAAATCGCCTGGCCGCCCTGGAGGGTGGCGTGTACGCAGTGTCGTTTGCGTCAGGTCAGGCAGCTGAGACCGCGGCGATTTTGAACTTGGCTCAGGCTGGGGATCATATCGTGGCCAGCCCTCGGCTTTACGGCGGCACACTCACCCTATTCACTGGCCCGCTGGAGCGGTTGGGCATTAGCACCACGTTCGTCGAGGATCCCGACGATCCCGCATCGTGGCAGGCCGCGGTGCAGCCGAACACGAAGGCGTTTTATGGGGAAACGTTCGCCAATCCGCAGGCTGACGTGCTGGACATTCCGGCCATTGCCGAGGTGGCGCACCGCAATAATGTGCCGTTGATTGTGGATAACACGATCGCTACGGCCGCCTTGGTTCGCCCCTTGGAATTGGGGGCCGACATTGTGGTGGCGTCGCTGACCAAGTTCTACACGGGCAACGGTTCGGTGATCGGCGGCATTGTGATCGACGGCGGCAAGTTCGATTGGACCGTCAAGAATTCCGCTGGTGAGCCGGTGTTTCCCGGGTTCGTAACCCCGGATCCCGCCTACCATGGGTTAAAATATGCGGACTTGGGCGCCCCGGCGTTTGGTGTGAAAGCGCGCGCCGGCCTGCTGCGGGACATGGGGGCAGCATTGTCGCCGTTTAACGCCTGGTTGAGTGTGCAGGGGTTGGACACGCTGTTTTTGCGGTTGGAGCGGCATAATGCCAATGCCAAACAGGTGGCGGAGTTTTTGGCCCAGCACCCCAAGGTGAAGCGGGTGAATTATGCGGGTTTGCCGGATTCGCCCTGGTATAAGGTGAAGGAAAAGTTGGGCCTGAAATATACCGGGTCCGTACTTTCGTTCGATATTGATGGTGGCCAGGATGAGGCGTGGGCGTTCATTGATGCCCTGAAGCTGCATTCGAATTTGGCCAACATTGGTGACACGCGTTCCCTGGTGGTGCACCCCGCAACTACGACGCATTCCCAGGGGGATGCGGCGGAGTTGCAGCGTGCTGGCATAAGCCCGGCCACCGTACGGCTATCAGTTGGTATCGAAAATGTGGACGATATCATCGCTGATTTGCAGGCCGGGTTTGCCGCCATAAGCTAG
- a CDS encoding nucleoside hydrolase — translation MTTAKRIILDCDPGHDDAVAILLALGDPRIEVLGITTIGGNQTLEKVSRNARVVCTVAGVTDVPVYAGCTRPLVRDVEVAADIHGDTGMEIHSYQLPEPAFDLADGHAVDFIIDTIMSEEPGTVTLVPTGPLTNIAMAARKEPRIVERVQEVVLMGGGYHVGNWSAVAEFNIKVDPEAAYIVFNEKWPVTMVGLDLTHQALATAPVETEIAGLGTDLGDFVVGLFGYFREAYKNAQGFDDPPVHDPCTVAYLIDPTVVSVRRAPVSVELTGTLTTGMTVADFRAPAPPDCHTQVAVQLDHAGFWRLVIDALRRLAPPS, via the coding sequence ATGACAACCGCAAAGCGAATCATTCTTGATTGCGACCCGGGCCACGATGATGCCGTTGCTATCCTCCTGGCCCTGGGTGATCCCCGCATTGAAGTGTTGGGAATCACAACGATTGGTGGCAATCAGACCTTGGAGAAGGTGTCCCGAAACGCCCGAGTGGTGTGCACTGTTGCCGGTGTTACCGATGTGCCCGTGTATGCTGGCTGCACCCGACCTCTGGTACGTGACGTGGAAGTGGCTGCCGATATTCACGGTGATACGGGCATGGAAATCCACAGCTATCAGCTGCCGGAGCCCGCGTTTGACCTGGCAGACGGGCATGCCGTGGATTTCATTATCGACACCATCATGTCCGAGGAGCCGGGTACCGTGACCCTGGTGCCCACCGGTCCGCTCACAAACATTGCCATGGCTGCCCGCAAGGAGCCGCGCATTGTGGAGCGAGTGCAGGAAGTCGTGCTCATGGGCGGCGGCTACCATGTGGGCAATTGGTCAGCGGTGGCGGAATTCAACATCAAGGTCGACCCCGAAGCCGCTTACATTGTGTTCAATGAAAAATGGCCGGTGACCATGGTGGGCTTGGACCTCACTCACCAAGCCCTGGCGACCGCTCCCGTGGAGACGGAAATCGCAGGTCTCGGCACTGATCTGGGCGATTTTGTGGTGGGCTTGTTTGGATATTTCCGCGAGGCCTATAAGAATGCACAAGGGTTCGACGATCCGCCCGTGCACGACCCCTGTACCGTCGCTTACCTCATCGACCCGACCGTGGTGTCGGTGCGACGCGCGCCGGTGTCCGTGGAGCTGACCGGCACCTTGACCACCGGCATGACCGTGGCCGACTTCCGCGCGCCCGCCCCGCCCGACTGCCACACGCAGGTGGCGGTGCAGCTGGACCACGCCGGTTTCTGGCGGCTCGTCATTGACGCTTTACGACGCCTGGCGCCGCCGTCGTAA
- a CDS encoding MFS transporter → MLSPALKTMEVELETTEAQIGLTQTAFFTAAALFSLFLPRWGDLIGRRKVLVGMLAITAVGCVISAIAPNVTVLFVGRVIQGVCGPTISLTLIMLRQQVPNEKQYALLMGILASVNGGIAGVDALAGGWLAGTFGFRSIFWVMAVICAIGVVSVRLFTRESTAEETMPMDWLGVLPLTVSIGSLLIAFNEAGKLAAANWLMVVGLLVLGGIGIAVFLKIEAKVPHPLVTVTYLKQRRTWALLSTTVLTMTSVFAVMNGIIPNLAQDATYGPGVDTNMVSWYTLTPYALAGLVFGLLAGIFAAKLGYKRMLQIGLVGMFIGLLIAVFSSGMANEWVLLFIAIFMGVTYAGTVNIMLSGLGIVLSPADNQGYLPGMNAGAFNLGAGISFAALFAVVSMFKDADGGYAAGIIAGAIIAAIAFCTSMLIPKPETIDDTVAARDAREALEKMKIDA, encoded by the coding sequence ATGCTGTCACCTGCATTGAAGACCATGGAGGTGGAACTGGAGACCACTGAGGCGCAGATTGGCCTTACGCAAACCGCGTTCTTTACAGCTGCTGCCCTGTTTTCCCTGTTCTTGCCGCGGTGGGGTGACCTTATTGGCCGTCGTAAAGTTTTGGTGGGCATGTTAGCCATCACCGCTGTGGGCTGTGTTATTTCGGCAATAGCACCGAACGTGACCGTGTTGTTTGTCGGCCGTGTGATTCAAGGCGTTTGCGGCCCAACCATTTCTCTGACCTTGATTATGCTGCGGCAGCAAGTACCCAACGAAAAGCAATATGCGTTACTGATGGGCATTTTGGCCTCCGTTAACGGTGGTATTGCCGGTGTGGACGCCCTGGCCGGTGGCTGGTTGGCGGGAACGTTTGGGTTCCGCTCGATTTTCTGGGTCATGGCAGTCATCTGTGCTATCGGTGTGGTGAGCGTGCGGTTGTTCACGCGGGAATCCACCGCCGAAGAAACCATGCCCATGGACTGGCTTGGTGTGTTGCCGCTGACGGTGTCCATTGGCTCACTCTTAATTGCTTTCAACGAAGCCGGGAAGCTTGCCGCCGCCAACTGGTTGATGGTCGTTGGTCTGCTTGTACTTGGTGGCATCGGTATCGCAGTGTTCTTGAAGATTGAGGCCAAGGTGCCTCACCCGCTCGTCACTGTTACGTATCTGAAGCAACGTAGGACCTGGGCCCTGTTGTCGACAACTGTCCTCACCATGACCAGCGTGTTTGCCGTCATGAACGGCATTATCCCCAACCTGGCCCAGGACGCCACCTATGGCCCAGGCGTCGACACCAATATGGTTTCTTGGTACACCCTTACCCCATACGCGTTGGCTGGCCTGGTCTTCGGGCTGCTCGCTGGCATCTTTGCCGCAAAATTGGGCTATAAGCGCATGCTTCAGATTGGTCTTGTCGGTATGTTCATCGGCCTTCTGATCGCAGTGTTTAGCAGTGGCATGGCGAACGAATGGGTGCTGCTATTCATCGCCATCTTCATGGGCGTCACCTACGCCGGCACGGTCAACATTATGCTCAGCGGTTTGGGCATTGTGCTCAGCCCTGCCGATAACCAGGGTTATCTTCCGGGCATGAATGCGGGCGCCTTCAACCTGGGTGCGGGAATCAGTTTCGCCGCCCTGTTCGCGGTGGTGTCGATGTTCAAGGACGCAGACGGCGGCTATGCTGCGGGCATCATCGCTGGTGCCATCATTGCGGCGATTGCGTTCTGCACGTCGATGCTCATTCCGAAGCCGGAAACCATTGACGACACCGTTGCTGCCCGCGATGCACGTGAAGCGCTTGAAAAGATGAAAATCGACGCATGA
- a CDS encoding C4-dicarboxylate transporter DctA gives MAEASTAPRIAEPKKPRRDNTHWLYIGVIVAVIAGIVFGLVAPNVAKEFKVLGTMFVNLIKMMISPVIFCTIVLGIGSVRAAASVGKAGGIALGYFITMSTFALAVGLAVGNIIEPGHNLNIEATKTAGAEYAAKADHGGGTIGFIQSIIPDTLFSALTEGSVLQTLFVALLVGFAVQSMGRKGEPILGAIAHLQRLVFKILTMILWIAPIGAFGAIAGVVGATGIEAVKQLAILMVAFYITCVIFVFGVLGLVLRLFTGFSIFKLAKYLGREYLLILATSSSESALPNLMRKMEHVGVDKSTVGIVVPTGYSFNLDGTAIYLTMSAIFISDAMNKPLSLSEQIGLLVFMIIASKGAAGVSGAGIATLAAGLQSHRPELLDGVGVIVGIDRFMSEARALTNFSGNAVATLLVGTWTKTIDKQKVMDVLDGKIPYVDSGSDHDVDFKNPSVVNPATAELQPTPQVDLDAYRH, from the coding sequence ATGGCTGAAGCTTCTACTGCTCCGCGCATTGCGGAACCCAAAAAACCTAGAAGGGATAACACCCACTGGCTTTATATCGGCGTCATTGTTGCAGTGATCGCCGGCATTGTCTTTGGTTTGGTTGCTCCCAATGTGGCCAAGGAATTTAAGGTGCTAGGCACCATGTTCGTCAATCTCATTAAGATGATGATCTCGCCGGTGATTTTCTGCACCATTGTGTTGGGCATTGGTTCGGTGCGGGCCGCCGCGAGTGTGGGGAAAGCCGGCGGTATTGCCCTCGGGTATTTCATCACCATGTCCACGTTTGCCCTTGCCGTGGGGTTGGCCGTAGGCAACATTATTGAGCCTGGCCATAATCTGAATATTGAGGCCACGAAAACCGCGGGGGCTGAATATGCTGCCAAGGCCGATCACGGTGGTGGCACGATCGGGTTTATCCAGTCCATTATTCCCGATACGCTGTTTTCCGCGCTCACCGAGGGCTCAGTGTTGCAAACCCTCTTTGTGGCGCTCCTCGTGGGTTTTGCGGTGCAGTCCATGGGTCGGAAGGGCGAGCCGATATTGGGTGCCATTGCTCACCTGCAGCGGTTGGTCTTCAAGATCCTTACCATGATCCTCTGGATCGCCCCCATCGGCGCTTTTGGTGCTATCGCCGGCGTGGTGGGTGCCACCGGTATCGAGGCGGTCAAGCAGCTTGCCATTTTAATGGTTGCCTTCTACATCACCTGCGTTATCTTCGTGTTTGGGGTTTTAGGGCTGGTTCTGCGGCTATTTACCGGGTTCAGCATTTTCAAATTGGCCAAATATTTGGGCCGCGAGTATCTGCTTATTCTCGCAACGTCTTCTTCCGAGTCGGCCTTGCCGAATCTGATGCGCAAGATGGAGCATGTGGGAGTGGACAAGTCCACCGTGGGCATCGTCGTGCCCACCGGTTATTCCTTCAACCTGGATGGTACCGCCATTTATCTCACCATGTCGGCTATTTTCATTTCCGATGCCATGAACAAGCCGCTGTCGCTGAGCGAACAAATTGGTTTGTTGGTCTTTATGATTATCGCATCTAAGGGTGCCGCGGGTGTGTCCGGTGCCGGCATTGCCACTTTGGCGGCGGGTCTGCAGTCGCACCGTCCCGAACTGCTCGATGGTGTGGGTGTCATTGTGGGTATTGACCGGTTCATGTCTGAAGCCCGGGCGTTAACTAATTTCTCCGGTAACGCGGTTGCCACGCTTCTGGTCGGAACTTGGACGAAAACTATTGATAAGCAAAAAGTTATGGATGTTCTTGATGGCAAGATCCCATATGTGGATAGCGGTAGCGATCATGATGTGGATTTCAAGAATCCCAGTGTTGTGAACCCTGCCACCGCAGAATTGCAACCTACACCGCAGGTGGATCTGGACGCATATCGGCATTAG
- the metX gene encoding homoserine O-acetyltransferase MetX — translation MLDTTGTLHKVDIGEFITEAGATIPNVTIAYQAWGTFHGNNLIVVEHALTGDSNVVDWWDGVVGPGKALDTDKYCVLCTNALGGCMGSTGPTSLAPDGNHWGSRFPALSIRDLVAAEKQFLDKVGVTQILAVLGGSMGGARTLEWTLLYPQLVNAALVLAVSARASAWQIGIQTAQISAIEQDPDWQGGDYYRTEATPHNGLAAARRIAHLTYRGELEIDERFGTTVQPGENPLGPYRDPHQRFAVQSYLDYQGVKLTERFDAGTYVTLTEAMNRHDIGRGRGGLNKALAASQVPTMIAGVDTDILYPYHQQEHLSRNLGNLLAMAKISSPVGHDAFLVECRQVSRIIRHFLTMADANGTDANMYFI, via the coding sequence ATGCTCGACACCACGGGAACGCTGCATAAAGTAGACATCGGCGAGTTTATAACCGAAGCTGGCGCAACCATTCCCAATGTCACCATCGCTTACCAGGCATGGGGAACCTTCCACGGCAATAACCTCATCGTGGTAGAACACGCATTGACGGGGGATTCCAATGTGGTCGACTGGTGGGATGGCGTGGTCGGGCCGGGAAAAGCCCTGGATACCGATAAATATTGTGTGCTCTGCACCAATGCCCTGGGCGGATGCATGGGCTCCACAGGGCCGACCAGCCTCGCACCCGACGGCAACCACTGGGGATCCCGTTTCCCCGCGCTCTCTATTCGGGACCTGGTGGCAGCGGAAAAACAATTCCTCGACAAAGTCGGGGTAACGCAGATACTCGCGGTCCTCGGCGGCTCCATGGGTGGGGCCCGAACCTTGGAATGGACCCTGCTCTACCCACAACTCGTCAACGCCGCACTCGTGCTTGCGGTCTCAGCCCGAGCCAGTGCCTGGCAAATCGGGATACAAACCGCCCAAATATCCGCTATCGAACAAGACCCCGACTGGCAGGGTGGCGACTACTATCGCACCGAAGCCACCCCGCACAACGGTTTGGCCGCGGCCCGGCGCATCGCACACCTCACTTACCGAGGCGAACTAGAAATCGACGAGCGTTTTGGCACCACAGTCCAACCAGGGGAAAATCCGCTAGGTCCCTACCGTGATCCCCATCAACGATTCGCGGTACAAAGCTACCTTGATTATCAGGGGGTAAAACTCACCGAACGATTCGACGCTGGCACATATGTCACCCTGACCGAGGCCATGAACCGGCACGATATCGGACGCGGACGCGGCGGACTCAATAAGGCGCTTGCCGCATCACAAGTGCCAACCATGATCGCCGGCGTAGACACAGACATTCTTTACCCCTACCACCAGCAGGAACACCTCTCCCGCAACTTGGGCAATTTACTGGCGATGGCTAAGATTTCCTCACCAGTTGGACACGACGCATTCTTGGTGGAATGCCGACAGGTCAGCCGAATTATTCGGCATTTTCTCACCATGGCGGATGCCAATGGCACAGACGCCAATATGTATTTCATTTAG
- a CDS encoding DUF3017 domain-containing protein, producing the protein MLDNPHDVGLKPSKLPLTAQYGCLGLFLLAIVVSGGFAVMEHWRRATFTLGAGLVWLSVVRLTCDSKVLSVLAVRSRKFDAIFTSVVGAFILFLSASVDSLGS; encoded by the coding sequence ATCCTTGATAATCCGCATGATGTTGGCCTCAAACCTTCCAAACTGCCTTTGACGGCGCAATACGGTTGTTTGGGACTCTTCCTGTTAGCGATTGTGGTGTCTGGCGGATTCGCGGTCATGGAGCACTGGCGCCGCGCCACGTTCACTCTAGGAGCTGGACTGGTATGGCTGTCGGTGGTGCGGTTAACCTGTGATTCGAAAGTTCTTTCGGTGTTGGCGGTGCGGTCTCGGAAGTTTGATGCGATCTTTACGTCTGTTGTTGGTGCTTTTATCCTCTTTCTTTCAGCATCCGTGGACTCCCTGGGGAGTTAG
- a CDS encoding bifunctional methylenetetrahydrofolate dehydrogenase/methenyltetrahydrofolate cyclohydrolase: MTAIKLDGNLYRDEIFADLATRVQALQEKGITPGLATVLVGDDPASHAYVKMKHRDCEQVGVKSIRKDLPADISQEELHAVIDELNADPACTGYIVQLPLPKHLNENAVLERIDPAKDADGLHPVNLGKLVLNEPAPLPCTPNGAIHLLKRYGVESVGKKVVVIGRGVTVGRPIGLMLTRKTENATVTLCHTGTQDLKAETIAADIIVAAAGKGHMLTADMVKPGAAVLDVGVSRVDGKLLGDVHPDVWAVAGHVSPNPGGVGPLTRAFLVRNVVERAEQQLEQNG; encoded by the coding sequence ATGACAGCAATCAAACTTGACGGCAATCTCTATCGGGATGAGATTTTTGCGGATCTCGCCACTCGCGTTCAGGCACTCCAGGAAAAAGGAATCACGCCAGGGTTGGCGACCGTGCTGGTGGGGGATGATCCCGCCAGCCATGCATATGTCAAAATGAAGCACCGGGACTGTGAACAGGTGGGGGTGAAGTCGATTCGAAAGGACTTGCCAGCAGATATTAGCCAGGAAGAATTGCATGCCGTCATTGATGAGCTCAATGCTGATCCCGCATGTACTGGTTACATTGTTCAGCTGCCATTGCCCAAGCATCTCAATGAAAATGCCGTGCTGGAGCGTATTGATCCGGCTAAAGACGCCGATGGTCTACATCCAGTGAACTTGGGTAAATTGGTTCTGAACGAACCCGCCCCATTGCCTTGCACTCCTAACGGTGCCATTCATTTGCTGAAACGTTATGGTGTGGAGAGCGTGGGTAAAAAAGTTGTGGTTATTGGTCGGGGCGTGACCGTGGGACGGCCGATTGGGCTTATGCTCACCCGTAAGACGGAAAACGCCACGGTGACGTTGTGTCATACCGGTACACAGGATCTGAAGGCTGAAACCATTGCTGCCGATATTATTGTTGCTGCCGCAGGTAAGGGACATATGCTGACCGCTGACATGGTGAAGCCCGGCGCGGCGGTGCTTGATGTGGGCGTGTCCCGGGTTGATGGCAAATTGCTTGGTGACGTTCACCCTGATGTGTGGGCAGTTGCCGGCCATGTTTCCCCCAACCCCGGTGGCGTAGGCCCACTAACCCGGGCCTTTTTGGTGCGCAATGTGGTAGAACGTGCGGAGCAGCAACTGGAGCAAAATGGCTGA
- a CDS encoding tRNA (cytidine(34)-2'-O)-methyltransferase, which translates to MTTEPFASFAHIIFDQPCIPPNTGNAIRLCANTGATLHLAGPLGFNLKDKNLKRAGLDYHDFANVQVYKNLQNCFDTLPEHQHRVFAFSSHGTTTHTDITYRFGDVLLFGTEPTGLDESALHHPRITEIVRIPMRPGIRSMNLANAASVAIYEVWRQLGYPGAADPTMPDSHNASSTI; encoded by the coding sequence ATGACCACTGAACCTTTCGCGTCATTTGCCCATATTATTTTCGACCAACCATGCATTCCCCCAAACACCGGCAATGCCATCCGCCTCTGCGCAAACACTGGTGCAACCCTCCACCTGGCTGGGCCATTAGGGTTCAATCTGAAGGATAAAAATCTCAAGCGTGCCGGCCTGGATTACCACGACTTCGCCAATGTGCAGGTATACAAAAATCTCCAGAATTGTTTCGACACCTTACCGGAGCACCAACACCGAGTCTTCGCGTTTAGTTCGCATGGCACCACCACCCACACCGATATCACCTACCGATTTGGTGACGTATTACTCTTTGGAACGGAACCTACTGGCTTGGATGAGTCGGCATTACACCATCCACGAATCACGGAAATTGTACGGATTCCCATGCGGCCGGGGATCCGGTCGATGAATCTGGCCAATGCCGCCTCCGTGGCCATTTACGAAGTATGGCGACAATTGGGTTATCCCGGCGCAGCCGATCCCACCATGCCTGACTCCCACAACGCATCGAGCACAATCTAG